The Montipora foliosa isolate CH-2021 chromosome 1, ASM3666993v2, whole genome shotgun sequence genome has a window encoding:
- the LOC138011973 gene encoding uncharacterized protein, which produces MATRSKVRDKSMSKLGNRMVSFMLKNEKKAEKELEQKMKALKEKEHKSIVKICETSLDVKYDCRRQRNTQAMEGRLLDDQISLGVLRSLQSPSLPRRGSLVPMEVTGEESRKTESTTNPAILINNESDDGGEKDIDRRRSPDSNGLFPNDPPPPGETVINEEEAQKLLKVFSQSSRGTQRRRSAPEAMDLSPKLLIQLAKSSHEIKRQGTTLKTAAAMNPDEKTSAPATKPLHTGGRVSPGHVAEQENKEEEPVPPGQSGRLCAIVSDSSAERSNHLTGSPRTLRRRSFSCNKSLLSIETNEILLREKISEQAPLSPRLKQPHSPLLGRRGSAMAVASHTLSSQPSTKDPTSEPLLPGLTRPQSPRPSLRRTLSSFHGTQPGSPPAGPMPPVVTGSTDLGEWQLHDLATENDLPRRRGSCSNPAVDSCHPSARRGSALLSQIDLSGLSPSSPLRKAMENPQTTLNPAPASPNVYKRHSVATEALQGRVDDFLKALATKGS; this is translated from the coding sequence ATGGCAACGAGAAGTAAAGTTAGAGACAAAAGTATGTCAAAACTGGGAAATCGCATGGTATCATTCATGTTAAAGAACGagaaaaaagctgaaaaagaaCTCGAACAAAAGATGAAAGCCTTGAAGGAAAAGGAACACAAGTCGATTGTGAAAATATGCGAGACGTCGCTGGATGTGAAATACGATTGTAGACGACAGCGAAACACCCAGGCTATGGAAGGCCGCCTCCTCGACGATCAGATAAGTCTTGGCGTTTTACGTTCATTGCAGTCTCCCAGCCTTCCGCGTAGAGGTAGTTTAGTGCCTATGGAAGTTACAGGAGAGGAATCGAGGAAAACTGAGTCGACAACAAACCCAGCGATTTTGATCAACAATGAAAGCGACGATGGTGGTGAGAAGGACATAGACAGAAGGCGCTCTCCAGACAGTAACGGCCTCTTTCCTAATGATCCACCTCCTCCAGGAGAGACTGTCATCAACGAGGAAGAAGCTCAGAAATTGCTGAAGGTGTTTTCGCAAAGCTCGCGCGGTACGCAGCGCCGTCGATCGGCACCTGAAGCAATGGATTTGTCACCGAAACTTCTCATTCAACTGGCGAAGAGTTCACATGAAATTAAGAGACAAGGCACAACGCTTAAGACAGCAGCTGCGATGAATCCAGACGAAAAAACAAGTGCTCCAGCGACGAAGCCGTTGCATACAGGAGGACGAGTTTCGCCAGGACACGTAGCGGAGCAAGAAAATAAGGAAGAGGAGCCAGTTCCTCCCGGTCAGAGTGGAAGGCTCTGTGCAATAGTCAGCGATTCTTCTGCGGAAAGGTCGAATCATCTTACCGGGTCTCCCCGCACCCTTCGAAGACGAAGCTTTTCCTGCAATAAAAGTTTACTTTCCATTGAGACAAACGAGATCCTCTTAAGGGAGAAGATATCAGAGCAGGCTCCACTCTCTCCTCGACTCAAACAGCCTCATTCTCCTTTGCTAGGAAGACGAGGTTCAGCGATGGCTGTAGCTTCACACACTCTTTCCTCGCAGCCATCAACTAAGGATCCTACCTCAGAGCCGCTATTACCAGGTTTGACCAGACCACAATCGCCGCGGCCTTCGTTGCGACGTACCCTGAGTTCTTTTCATGGGACTCAGCCAGGTTCCCCTCCTGCTGGACCAATGCCTCCCGTCGTGACGGGAAGTACAGATCTAGGAGAATGGCAGTTACACGACCTTGCAACCGAGAACGACCTGCCTCGGCGCAGAGGGTCGTGTTCCAATCCAGCAGTTGATTCGTGTCATCCTTCCGCTCGTCGAGGATCGGCGTTACTTTCTCAAATCGATTTAAGCGGATTATCACCGTCCTCGCCTTTGCGAAAGGCTATGGAAAACCCTCAAACAACCCTGAACCCGGCTCCTGCATCGCCCAATGTCTACAAAAGGCACTCAGTTGCTACCGAAGCCCTTCAAGGTCGAGTTGATGACTTTTTGAAAGCTTTGGCTACAAAAGGAAGCTGA